The following DNA comes from Balneolaceae bacterium.
TTCCCGCCTTTTTTGTTCAAACAAACATCCCGGATATCGGATTACCAGGTAAATACTGCTCTGCCCGATTCGATCTACCAAAAAGACGAGATACTTATGCAGGCTGACTCAACTTTTATAGCGGAAAGAGAAATGGAGATTGAAAGGATACCCCTCACCGCTGACGAAACAACAGCATATCAGACCATTGACAGCACAAGAACTTTTGAGGAAGCCTTTAAGCCGGAAGGTTTTTTAGCCAGAATGGTAGCTGAGGAGGATGGTTCAGCGGACGATGATTCCGGTTTTTTAAATTTGTTGACAAACTGGCTACCCGATGGGTTAGGTGTTCGTGGACATTTCAACAGGATGGATGGTTATCATTTAGGACTTAACTATGAAAATGAGTTTGATGATACAGGATTTAAAATATCTGGATTTGGTGGATATAGTTTTCACAGCGAAATGTGGGATGTGGGGATTAACCTGAACCAGGAACTTTTTGAAGTTGGGAATACTGATATTGGTTTGAATGCTGGTTTCGAACAAATAACCGATGTACGATTTGAATCCCGATTCTATTCACTTGGAATGAACAGTGTGCAATCCTTGATAGGAACCGAGGACTATTTTGATTATTTCAGAAATGAAAAAATGTATGCCGGTATTACACTTGAAGATCTATTTGGAGATACTGACTTAACACTATCAGCCAACAGGGAAAACCATATCTCTTTTGATGAAAATTCAGTGTTTGATTACAGTCTGTTTGGATGGCACAGAACCAGGAGAATCAACCCGCAAATTGAGGATGGAACACTGCATTCTATATCCGGTGAGCTGGCATATAACAAAACCGGAACTGATTTTGGATTTGCCGGCAAAAACCAAGTGATTTTTTCAGCTGAACATAGCAGCGATGCGCTGGGTAGTGATTTTAATTTCACACGATTGAATCTGCGTGCAGATCTGCATATAAACACATTTTACCAGCGGCGGCTATTTGCTAATACGTTGGATCTTACATTTTCAGGCGGAACAGCAATCGGGGATTTACCTCCTCAGCGTTTAGGTATTGCTGATGTTGCTATGGGCAGATTTACTCCATTTGGCGTCATTAAAACTCGTCATTCCCTGCCGTATGCAGGGAGCAAATACTGGACAGTCTACGGTGAACATAATTTCAGAACAATTCCATTTGAACTGCTTGGAATAAATTATTTTGTAGATAAAGGATGGGGAATAATCCTGTTTGGCGGGGCGGGTTATGCGGATTCGAAAGATGTGGAACCGTTCAATCTTCTACTGTCAAATGGAGTTCACACGGAGATTGGGGCGAGTCTTAACAGCGTTTTTGGAGTAGTCCGATTGGATTTTGCCAAGCGTTTAGACGCACCCGGATTTTTTATCGGTTTCAGTGTGCCGCGCTATTTCTAATGGAAAATCTCACCAAAATAAAAAAGGCGAGCCGTAAAGCCCGCCTTCTTAGATCAGATTCAATTAGACCGATTAGTTCATCGGGGTAAATGAATGCGGATTCACAGGATGTGATTCTGCTCGTCGGTTTTTCTCACATCCGGGTGTATTAGCGTCCATTTCGGCCTCGGCACATGGAACTGGTGCTTTACCTAAACCACGAAGCTCAATTCTGTCTTCGGCGATGCCGTTCTGCTTATAGAAATCTGCAACAGAATTTGCTCTCCGTACACTTAACCGGAGGTTATACTGATCGCCGCCAATATGATCTGTGTAGGCGTCAATTCGTACACCAAATGCCTGGGCATCCAGCAGTCTTTCCACATTGAGAGACAACAACTGAGCGGCTCTGTCTCTAATATTTGAACGGTCAAATCCAAAGTTAATAGTGTTCAGTTCTCCTTCTCTGATAAACGGCGGATCTTCTGGATCCAAAGGATTTGTACCCTCTTCAATTTCCAGTCCATCACTGAATCCGTCACCATCAGTATCATTGTTTATCGGGTCTGTTCCGTGAGTGTTCACTTCATCACCATCTGAAAGCCCATCTCCATCTGTATCAGGATTCAGAGGATCGGTTTCGTATTCATTTATTTCATCACCGTCGTTCAGCCCGTCTTCATCTGAATCGGCATTCAATGGATCAGTATTATAAACGTTCACTTCATCACCATCTGAAAGTCCATCCTCGTCAGAATCAGCTACTAATGGATCTGTTCCATGTTCGAAGATCTCATCATAATCATTCAATCCATCTTGGTCTGTATCCGGCTCCAGAGGATTGGTTTCGTACACATAAATTTCGTCGTAGTCATTCACTCCATCTCCGTCACTATCACGCTGTTGAAGTTCTTCATCGGAAAGACTCATCAAATATTCAAGGGTTAACGGATCTGGTTCAGGACCGGGGCCACTCGGGCCACAACCTGCAAACATCAAAGAGGTTATTAAAATTATGGATGATATAAACTTAAATGTTTTGAGCATATCGTATTGGATTATTCAGTTAGCAGTTGTATATGTTTTGGTTCTATTACAAAAATACAGAACGATATTAGTAATCAAAAGGTTTTTTGACTTATAAACCGGAAAGATGATATATTTGATGCCTCGAAAGGGGCTATAGCTCAGCTGGCTAGAGCGTCGCGCTGGCAGCGCGAAGGTCCGGGGTTCGAATCCCCGTAGCTCCACATAAGAGATAAAAGCAAGAGTTGTTTTGGTTTATATTAAGTAGAAAAGCTTTTATCTTACCTATTCGGGGCAAGTTCCATACAGCCAGCTCCCTGTGAACTCCGTCAGGGTCGGAAGGCAGCAGCGGTAGCAGGTCGTAGCGGCGTGATATGGGTAGCTTGCCCTCTTTTTTTATTTGCCCCAAATACTTCACATTTTTTTAAACCTGAGTTAAGGTCAAAGGTCAGAATTACAAACTCTCATCAATATGCCCTGCAATATGTCTGGCATGAATTCTCGTATTTTCAATAAACAGACTGCTGGTATCCATTCCGCCACAGACCACTCCGGCTACGTAAAGTCCTTTCCGGTTGGTTTCTAACGTTTTTTCGTTGTGAACAGGCATCCGTTTTTCATCTTCAGTCAGATCTATGCCCAGTTTTTTCATCAATCCAAAATGAGGATGATAGCCGGTCATAGCCAGTACAAAATCATTCGAAATGGTTTTTATTCCCTCCGGGGTTTGAATGTCCACTTCATCTTCGCGTATTTCTACAAGTTCCGAATTGAAATGAGCGGATATAGATCCTTCCTTGATTCTATTTTCTATATCGGGTAAGACCCAGTATTTAATGGTTTGTTTCAGTTCAGACTCCCTCACAACCATTGTTACATTCGCATTTTTTCTCCATGTTTCAAGTGCGGCATCGGCTCCTGAATTTCCGGCTCCAACAATCACTACATCCTGCCACGCATATTTATGTGGATCATCATAATAGTGAGTAACTTTTGGGAGTTCTTCGCCGGGGATATTCATGAGATTTTCTTGTCCGTAAAAGCCGGTAGCTAACACAACTTTCTCACCCTTGTAACTCCCTTTCGGTGTATTGACCAGGTACTCTCCATCCTTTCCCGTTACAGATTCTACCTCTTCATAGAGGCGAATATTCAAATCATAATGTTCAGCTGCCCGTCGATAATATTCAAGTGCCTCTCCGCGAGTCGGCTTCGGATTATGCGAAATGAATGGAACATTCCCGATCTCCAGTTTGTCAGAGGTCGAGAAAAAAGTCATATTAGCAGGGTAGTGAAAAATGGAATTTACCAGGCATCCCCGCTCGATTATTAAGGAGGGAATATCTCTGTTTTTTAACTCAATAGCCGTTGCCAGCCCAATAGGTCCGGCGCCGATAATAATTACCATAAATAGGGTTTGTTCAGTTTCATTTTAAAAATCAAAAATACGAATCCTGCAGGTAAAATGTCATTAAGCTTGTCGATTGCACAAATAGATGAAATCAGTGAAGATCAGATAAAATCGCAAAAATAATCGCCTATTTTTTTATTAATCCATCCATTTGGCAAGCTCCAAAAACCAACGTGGCCACCCCTTGGTGTAAAATGAGCAGTGATCTTTGAATTTTTCCGAATCTGTTTCACCGGCGTCCACTTGAATGGACACATTGGATCCTGGCGGCTGTGAATTACAAGTGTATCTGTGTTGATTTGATCCACAAAAAAAGCACTTGAACACTGGTAATAGTAGTCCTCTGCATCTTTAAATCCGTGAATAGGCCCGGTAATCTGATCGTCAAATTCATACAATGTAGATCCCCTGAAGGCAGGCAGATCCGGGTATTTGGCTCGTTTTTCTTTCAACTTTTCTGTTAGTGTTTGCAAGAATAGGATGGAGTAGAGCCGGTTGAAACCATTTTCCAGATTCCGGGAACCTTTTTTCAATTCAAAGGGAGTAGAAATGGCAGAGATTGCTTGCAATGGATGATATCTATTATGTTTCTTTAAAAAATTCAGAAGGGCACTGCCTCCAAGAGAGAAGCCCGCTCCAAAAATGGGAGATTTTGGGAAATGATCCTGAACCCATTTAAATACTGTTTCAAGATCATCGGTTTCTCCGGAATGATAAAACTTGCGCTGCCGATTCATTTTTCCTCCACAACTCCTGAAGTTCACCGCAACTGTGGAAAAACCGCGGGTTATTAGATGCTCTGCAAGCTGCGTGATGTAAAATCGCCGTGAATGCCCCTCCAGCCCATGGAATAACACTGCAACCGGACTGGCTGAGCCATTGTCAATTACATCGATTTCAAGGTAATCGTCATCGGGAGTATCAATACTCAGTTTCTCTGAGTGCAGGCCTGGTGATTCAAAAATGAGTGAACAAAGAATGGTGTGAGCATGGCCATTAAAACACCAGGGAGCTGATTTGAATGAAGATTTTTTCTCATGATTCATATGCTAAAAGGTAACAAAGTTGTTTTGAAATCACAGGTAGTTGTGTCTGAAATCATTGAAGATTTTGGCAATCACATTCTTTATCATTTTATCAGAACTTAATCTATGACAACAGTTATGCCCGAATATTCCCAGAAGCAACCCGTGAAGCGAATTGCTGCTATAGACATTGGTACCAACTCTTTTCATGCAGTTATTGTAGATGTATACCCGGATGGAAGTTTTTACACCATTGATAAATTGAAAGAGATGGTTCTGCTTGCGGAAAAGGGGTTTAACAACCGGCTATCTGATGCCGCTTTTGAACGAGCTTTAGATGCACTTCAAAAAATAAAGACCCTGTGTGATCACCAGGGAGCAGAGCGGATATTGGCCTATGCAACCAGTGCAATCCGCGAGGCAGAGAATGGCGGAGAATTAATTCAAAAAGTGATTGACAAAGTGGGTATAAAAATTGTAGCCATTCCCGGACGTGTGGAGGCAGAATTGATTGGACTTGCCGTTCAGCACGGGGTTGAAATGCCTGCCAGTCCCTCGATGATTATGGATCTGGGTGGAGGAAGTGTAGAGTATATTATTGCAAATAAAGAGAAGTTCTTTCATCTAAGCAGTAAAAAACTGGGCGTGGCCAGGATGACATCCCGGTTTGTGGACAACGATCCAATCTCAAAACAGGAGATCCAGAAGCTTGTTGATCATTATCAATCAAATCTCACAGATGTAGCTCAGTCCTTTGCATCACACAGGGCTTCCATGTTGATTGGTTCTTCGGGTACGATGGAAAATATTGCCTTGATGATTGCATACCGGAATAACAAAACCCCGAATTTGAGTGTAAATGAACTTGAGTTTACAGCCAGAGAGTTTTTTGATCTGTATGATGATGTTATCGGGATGAACTATAATGAACGCTCTCAGTTAAAGGGACTTGATGAAAAGCGTATCAGCCTTCTCCCGGCTGGTCTTGTATTGGTTAATTATGTATTGAAAACATTTGGGATTAAGCGGATTAAAATGTCATCGCAGGCACTTCGTGAGGGTATTATCCTTCGGTATATCAAGCAGGAAATGACCTATTTGAAGGAAACAGAATTTATAGAAAGTCCGCGCCGCCGCAGTGTAATGGAACTTGTACATAAGTGTAACTGGCACGAGCAACATTCAAGGCATGTGGCAAAACTTGCACTTCAACTGTTTGATAACTTCCGGGAAGAACTGAGTCTGGAAGAGACAGATCGCGAGTTGCTGGAATATGCCTGTTTTATGCACGATATCGGGTATCATATTTCACACCGAAAACATCATAAGCATGCCCTGTATATTATTCGCAATTCCGATCTGAAAGGATTTAAAGAAAACGAGATTGAGATTATGGCCAACGTATCGCGGTATCACAGGAGATCCACGCCTAAATCGCGCCATAAACATTACGATAAGCTTCCCAAAGAGGAGAAAAAACGAGTAAAGAAACTTTCGGCAATCATCCGTATCGCCGATGGACTGGACCGCAGCCACTATCAAAATGTGCGGGGTTTGGAAATTGAGAAGACAGCCGATCAGGTAATTATTCATATAAAAACAGAGTCTGATCCGCAGCTGGAAATTTGGGGGGCTATGCGGAAAAAAACTTTATTTGAAGAAGTAACCGGAAAAACTCTGAAGATAAGAGAAGTGGAGACATTTTCGCCGGCGATGGTTTAGCTTGGGTTAATTCTCTTCCTGTTGTTTTTGATACTTCTTCAATTTCTGAATGTATTCATACCTTGCTTTTATACCTGTGCGATTTCCATAAAATGTACCCAGTCCACATGCCAGGGCCAAAACAACTAACAGCAAAATTTTATTGGTTAAAGTTGAGGCGCTTACAAAGAGGATCCAAAACGCCGGAGGTAAAAAAATAAATCCGCCAAGAGCATAGTGGGCCTGCGTAGGGGCCGGTACTTTTCTGATAAAACGTTTTACAGCATTATAGGCTAAATTCATATAGATTAGTCCGAAACCTAAAAGTACAACCAGCCCCAGCCAACCCGGCTCTGATACGAGGTAAAGAAACTGATCTGAAAAAATAATGATGGCCAGCGAAATCATAACTACCCATGTTGTGTAAGCAAAAAATCGGGCTTTATCCTGCATATGTAACTATTTTTAGTAACATGATAGGTAATCTAAATTATGGGCATCTAATACCGGCGCGGAACTCTTCCATTCGGAGATGAACTCCTTTCGAGATTGTTTAAAAGAGGTAATTTCTGGAATAAACCTTGAATCTGTCCTCCGGAGAGAGATAACCTGAATGAATAATACTGGAATTCCCCGAATGGGTTGAAGTTGAAAGACAAGTTCCAGCAAACCATCGATCGGTTCAGGCTAAATTGCGAGGGAGTAAGCTCTTTCTCAATAAAATCGTACCCAAGCCGGGTTCTAAAGCTCCATTTTGGAGTCAGGTTAAATTGAATGTTATTGGCATTTAGCACGGCAGATTTTCTGGCATCCTGTCCGTGCCGATAGGTCCATCGATAGCTGAAGTCCAAGCCCATTCTAAATCCACTGTTAAACCCCTGAACAGGTCGCGAAAAAAACCGGGTGTCAACCGGGCTGAAAAATGTTTGATCGTATGGATCGTAGGGCCTGTACTCCGGGGTAGTAATTCTTGCTCCGCGTTGGTTTCCTCCCAGTGTTATATCTGTGGATACACTCAAACTGTAGCTGAGTGGCTGTAAAAATTTGTTGGTATCCTGCCAGATAAACCGGTTAATTTCACGTCCGTCCTGGTCTCTCGTATAAAATGAATACGCGGCACTGGCCCGAATTCTAAAATTGTTTACAGCACTTGAAGAGAGCGAGACATTCATACGTCCGAAATTGAGGCTGTCAGCTGCAAAATTATAGCTCGAAGTTGCTGACAAATTATCAATCAGGCGCAGATTATTTGATTTTACTTCCCCGGTTGAATCTCTTCGAACTCGTTTGGTTTCAAGAATATTCGTAACACCGAAAGACATGGTTCTCTGTTCTCCTGCTCCGGGTCCGCCAAATATGGCATCCTCAAAAATAGAATATTCCTGCGTGTTTCCGAGTGTATCCCGCTGGACTTCACGGTAAATTCCCCACTGGTCGGATGAAAAATCGGGCCTGTAGCTAAAACTTATATTCGGCCGAACGGTATGTCTTACCCCTTCAAAACTTCCCGCCTTTATCTGTGAAATTCCATAAAAAGTAGTGTTAAAACTTAAATTGGTTGAAAAGTCCCGGGTTGTTGTAAAACCAGGTTCTTTAAAAGTTTCGACACGATTATCTTCTTCGTTGAACTCTTTTCGTATTGTGGCAGGATACCAATATTCGTTATAGTTGATCCCGGCGCTCACATTCAGAAATCGGCTGGGGATAAGCTGACCGGCACTAACCTGAGCTCTCTGGATAAAACCGTATTGGAGGTGATCATCCTCGCCGGTGGCCTCCTCATATTTTTGCGGATCTAACAGAGCCTCCAACCAATTTACCTGGGCTGAGTCTGCAGCAATCGGTCGGAAGGTGTAACGGGAGCTGAAGTTGTTTCGGTAATTTATGGAAATTCGTTCATACCACTGTTCATCCATGCCCGGGTTATCGGATTTGAAGGGTGAAAATTGCCGAAGCGAAAAGTTCATTTCGGGACCTGTAAGGCGAGTGGTATTTGTAGAAAATTGCTGGTTGAGGTTCGAGCTCACACTAAAATTATATGTATTTTCGGGATGACTATACCGGTAGGATACACGAGATGTTGTACTTGTTTCGGCGCGTTCATCCAGATCAAATGAATTTCTTCGAAAATAGTCAGCAGTTCTTAGATTTATATTTGCAGAAAGTGAAGCGTACGGTGAAAGTTCCTGGCTGTGATTAACCGATAATCGTTTGGTGGTTGTTTCCGTAAAACCTGGATCAGTCGGCTCAAGACCTCTCTCTTTTGAATATCCAATGGTCACACTCCCGTTAAAATTACCGGTTTTCCTGTACTGCATGCGGGTTTCGTTAAAAATGGTGCCGGATGTAAAAACATCGAATGAAGTTTGTGCGGTAAAGTAGTCACTAAAGTATTGAAACCAACCCAGATTTTGCAGGCCAATACCCCTGGCACCGGTGTTTTGAAATGAATACGTAGGCTCCAATAAACCAGACTGTCTCTGCTCAAAACCAGCGGGAACATATCCAAAGGGAAAAACCAGCGGATAGGGAATATCAAGAATAAATAAACGGGCATTGGTAAAAAATATCTCCTCCTCTTCAACGACTTTCATCCGTTGGGCCTGGATATAGTAATACATGTGTTCCGGAGGGCAGGTGGAATAAATTCCATCCTCAATAAAAACTTCATCCCGCGAAACATTTTTAACTTTTGTACCAATCAGGTGGCCGTCTGCCATACTCATTTCGGCAACCTCAAATTTACCGCGTTCTGTTTCGTAGTTAAATAAAATACGCGTACTACGAAGTTCCTGGTCGTCGCGTGTTAGAACTGGGTGGGAGAGCGTATCCTGTGCGGAACTGGCAGTAGCCTGTAACTGGCTTTTATCGAGATTTAATTCAATAGTGCCGGCTTTCAAGTTTCCGCTTTCATGGGTCACAGTTGCGGCGCCGTAGAGCATGGCAATTCGTTGCTCACCGAAGGTAAATGTGAGGGAATCGCGAGCCTGGAAGTTGACCGATCCTTCAGTGGCTTGTCGGTCGGCACTGCGGTTTTGTGCTGTTTGTTGGGTAGCTGAGCCCGGATCGAGTCCCGGAGGTGGTTGTTGTTCACCTGGTTGAAAATTTCCGGGAATGGGAGTTGAAGTTGTATCTGAAGGGCTTACCTGCAGACTGTCTGCTTCAACCTGGCCATACGCGTTTCTGCTTCCCAAAAAAAGGAATAGGACGAGTAAAAAAAGCCAAATTTTATGGTTTCCAGCAATATGAATCAGCATGCTTTAAGCTAAGCATCACAGCTCTTCAAACGCAAGGCTGGCTGCTCCAAGAAGTGCGGCGTCATTTCCCAGCGATTCATAAATAATATCAAAATCTTCGCGGTAGGGGGGCATCAGGTATTTTGTGGCTGTGGTTTTAGCCGGATCAAGAATAAATTTACCGGCCTTGGCTACACCACCACTCACTACAATTTTTCTGATATCGAGGGTATGTATATAATTTACAATGGCATAGCCAAGTTTTTCGCCGGTTTTCCTGAGGATTTCAATAGCAAGTTCATTCTTCTCCTTGGCAGCGTGATACAGATCTACCGGTTCCAGTTTTTCGAAATCTTTGTGAAAGGTTTTGTACAGGGGGTTGTCTTCATGCTGGCGAATGGTATCTGCAGCATAGCGGCTCAAAAACCGCTGACCAAGATAAGCTTCAATTCCGCCGCGCGTATTGCTGTTCGAAAGCGGTCCATGGTAATCGATGATTACATGACCCAGTTCGGCCGCCATTCCGTTTGTACCGCGGTAAATTTTATTGTTGTAAATGATACCTCCGCCAACACCCGTGCCGAGTGTAATCATAATGAAATCATCAAAATCTTTACCCACTCCAAAACGGGCAGAACCAAAAGCGGCAAGATTGGCGTCGTTTCCAATTACACAATTATAACCGGTACGTTTTTTGAGAGCATCGGCAACATTTTCGACGTTAAATCCCGGAAGGTTTGGTGGATTTTTTACCGTTTTTCGGTCCATGCTTACCATTCCCGGCATTCCCATTCCAATTCCAATCGGCTCTTCACCGTGTCCATCCAAAAGATCTGATACAGCCATTGCAATCCTGTCGTACACATGTTCTTTACCCATATCAGCGTGGGTGGGGATGCAACTTGTTGTTATGAATCCTTTCTTTTTATCTACCAGTGCGGCTTTAATATTTGTACCGCCTAAATCAATACCTATTGCAATCATATCTCAATATTTTGTGACAACAGATCTGTAAAAAAGGAAAAATATTTAAAGGAAAGCATAAGGTATTATTCAGTTTTTTCGACTTTATAAACCGTCTCATTTGGTTTTTTCATACCGTAGTCTTCCCGGGCAATTTTCTCAATCAGATCAGGATTATTTTCAAGTTCTTCAATTTTTTTGTCAAGTTCAGCCGCTTTCTGCTCATACTCAGCTGTTCGTTCAATCAAATCTTCTTTTTGATTTTCCAACTGAATTTTGGTCATTAAGCTGTAAGTATCAAAAAAAAGAAACCAAATAACGATACAGGCAGCAAGCAAGCTGATGAGCAGTGACTTATTCCAATGTAAAGGATTTAAATACTCGGAGTTCATGGTTCTGTATCTATATTTTTACGAAATTAATTCAAATTAAGCGTAGAAACAAAACCGAATGTCTCTATTTGTGGGTGAAAGAAGATTAAATGTTGGGTGTTTTATTGTATTTCTGTTGATTTTTTTTACGGAATCATTAGCTGCACAAAAGGCTGATACCAGTTCGATTGAATGGGTTAAAGTCTTTTTTAATATGCCTGCCGATCATACCGTGGCGAAAGAGAGTAACCTGGCAAATGATGAAGCTGATCTCCTGCAAACATTGATAGATCTTATTGATTCTGCAAAGTACAGTGTAGACTTGGCAGCTTATGATCTTGAGAATCTAAGAGTGGGAGAAGCTCTGACCCGGGCTGCAGAACGGGGAGTACAGGTTCGGGTAGTGACCGATTACTACAATCGGTTTAATGATCGGGAACTGGATGAAAAGATGTGGGAGATGTTGAGGAATGCGGGGATTTACAGCATTGATGACGGAGGTGAGGTTTTCCATCCGGACGGGTCGGTCACCTCAAACCGTTTGACAGGAGCCAGTTATGATATGCACAATAAATTTGCTGTTATAGACATACTCAGTAACAATCCCGAGGATTATTATGTATGGACCGGTTCTATGAACCTGACCTACACAGGCCCCATCAACACCAACAACACAATTCTGATTAAAGACAGTGATATTGCTGAAGCGTATCATGAAGAATTCAGACAGATGTGGGGTGGAAACAGGGAAGTTCCAAACCCGGAAAAGGCACGATATCATAAAGATAAACGGTATGTTGGCGAACGTGTGTTTTTTGTGGATTCAACCAAAGTGGAACTCTATTTTGCACCCATCAACAGGGACGATACCAAGCCTTCTCCTGCTGAAAGAATTCATGAATTGATTGAAAAAGCGCAACTCGACGTAAACTTTCTGGCGTTTGCCATCACACATGATATCCCGATGAGTCAGGAGATGTGGAGGCGTTCTTTTTCTGATGGGATTAGATTACAGGGATTAATCGATCCGCGATTTTATGCACAGTACAGGAATGCCGGTGTGATCTGGGCCACACCCGAATCGCAACTGGGAACGCGAAATATCAGGCAGGCCAACGAACTGAGAACCCTGCACAGTAAAATTATGCTGATAGATGTGACACAACCGTTTGAGAATAATCGCGGAATTGCCATTACCGGTTCGTATAATTATTCAAACAATGCAGAGCAAAATAACGACGAGAATCTGCTGATTATTCACTCTCCACTGATCGCAAACCAATACTACCAGGACTTTATGGGCGCGATGAACCGTTCAATGGGAATATCTTCACCTCCGGTTCCGCAAATTTATACAGATGAATGGTATCCTGTGAAGGACGTCATTGACGGGAACCTGTTTGAAATAGAGCTCGCTGAGGGATTTGGATACCCGGTTCGGCTACTCGGTGTAGATGCCCCGCGAATTTATGTTGGACAAGATTCATCTGAATATTATTCCGGCCAGGCTGCGGTTTTTCTGTCTAATTTATTAGAGGATAAAGAGGTGCGATTGGAGGGATATGATGCCGGGGTGCCGGAATCGCGCTATGGCTCGTTCAGGGCTTATGTTCAGGCACGGGATGAGAGCGGAGAAGTTATGAATGTGAATTCAGAGATGATTAAAAAAGGGTTTGGAGAGTGGACCCCCTACTATCGTCAGCAGCCGGATTCAATTGATACTTTTCAGCGACTCACCCGATTGGCAAAAAGTATGAGAATTGGAATGTGGAAGGCCCCCGATCGTATTGGAGAAAAAATTGCTCGTGTAGAATTGGGCAGCGACGGGGAAAAAAGAGATGTTACATTTCCGATTAACATTAATATTGCAGATGAAACGACTCTGCAGGCGTTGACCGGTATCGGCCCGGCCTATGCTACCCGAATTGTAAAGTACCGCTTTGAGCATGGTTTGTTCAGCGATATTGAAGAACTGACTAATATTCGTGGAATTGGCCCGGTTACTATGCAGAAATTAAGGCCGTACGTAACGATAGAATAGCAGTTATCATCTGCTGGATTACTTGTGTCCTCAGCATGAATTTTAGATAAGTTGTATTCGAAGCTATCAGATGATTAGGTTTTTCAGATCCATAATAAGCAATGCTAAATCATGATTTCGTTAGCTGCTACCAAAAGATTTATTATCATAGGCAGTTATAATCCAAAAGTTAGAATTGAATGCAGTCAAAGATTTTAAATATTGATAAAGTACATAGCAGCCGGGGAGTATCACTGTTCATTTTAATTCTCTTTCTAAGTCTGGCAGGATGTGTGAAGGAGCAAAAGCAGCAACTGAACTCCTCCAAAACGGAATCGTTGGCGAACGCTTATCGGGATCATTTCAAAATTGGTGTAGCCCTGAACCGGTTCCAGGTAAACGGTGAAATACCCAAAGCCACTCCATTAATCAAACAACATTTCAATTCTGTTACTCCTGAAAATCTGCTCAAATGGGAGCGTGTTCACCCGGAGCCAGGTCAATATAATTTTGGCCCGGCAAATACTTTTGTGGAGTTTGGGGAGGAAAATGAGATGTTCATAGTTGGCCATACACTGGTTTGGCATTCCCAGATTC
Coding sequences within:
- a CDS encoding Ppx/GppA phosphatase family protein; the protein is MPEYSQKQPVKRIAAIDIGTNSFHAVIVDVYPDGSFYTIDKLKEMVLLAEKGFNNRLSDAAFERALDALQKIKTLCDHQGAERILAYATSAIREAENGGELIQKVIDKVGIKIVAIPGRVEAELIGLAVQHGVEMPASPSMIMDLGGGSVEYIIANKEKFFHLSSKKLGVARMTSRFVDNDPISKQEIQKLVDHYQSNLTDVAQSFASHRASMLIGSSGTMENIALMIAYRNNKTPNLSVNELEFTAREFFDLYDDVIGMNYNERSQLKGLDEKRISLLPAGLVLVNYVLKTFGIKRIKMSSQALREGIILRYIKQEMTYLKETEFIESPRRRSVMELVHKCNWHEQHSRHVAKLALQLFDNFREELSLEETDRELLEYACFMHDIGYHISHRKHHKHALYIIRNSDLKGFKENEIEIMANVSRYHRRSTPKSRHKHYDKLPKEEKKRVKKLSAIIRIADGLDRSHYQNVRGLEIEKTADQVIIHIKTESDPQLEIWGAMRKKTLFEEVTGKTLKIREVETFSPAMV
- a CDS encoding putative LPS assembly protein LptD, translated to MGSRNAYGQVEADSLQVSPSDTTSTPIPGNFQPGEQQPPPGLDPGSATQQTAQNRSADRQATEGSVNFQARDSLTFTFGEQRIAMLYGAATVTHESGNLKAGTIELNLDKSQLQATASSAQDTLSHPVLTRDDQELRSTRILFNYETERGKFEVAEMSMADGHLIGTKVKNVSRDEVFIEDGIYSTCPPEHMYYYIQAQRMKVVEEEEIFFTNARLFILDIPYPLVFPFGYVPAGFEQRQSGLLEPTYSFQNTGARGIGLQNLGWFQYFSDYFTAQTSFDVFTSGTIFNETRMQYRKTGNFNGSVTIGYSKERGLEPTDPGFTETTTKRLSVNHSQELSPYASLSANINLRTADYFRRNSFDLDERAETSTTSRVSYRYSHPENTYNFSVSSNLNQQFSTNTTRLTGPEMNFSLRQFSPFKSDNPGMDEQWYERISINYRNNFSSRYTFRPIAADSAQVNWLEALLDPQKYEEATGEDDHLQYGFIQRAQVSAGQLIPSRFLNVSAGINYNEYWYPATIRKEFNEEDNRVETFKEPGFTTTRDFSTNLSFNTTFYGISQIKAGSFEGVRHTVRPNISFSYRPDFSSDQWGIYREVQRDTLGNTQEYSIFEDAIFGGPGAGEQRTMSFGVTNILETKRVRRDSTGEVKSNNLRLIDNLSATSSYNFAADSLNFGRMNVSLSSSAVNNFRIRASAAYSFYTRDQDGREINRFIWQDTNKFLQPLSYSLSVSTDITLGGNQRGARITTPEYRPYDPYDQTFFSPVDTRFFSRPVQGFNSGFRMGLDFSYRWTYRHGQDARKSAVLNANNIQFNLTPKWSFRTRLGYDFIEKELTPSQFSLNRSMVCWNLSFNFNPFGEFQYYSFRLSLSGGQIQGLFQKLPLLNNLERSSSPNGRVPRRY
- a CDS encoding ROK family protein, whose product is MIAIGIDLGGTNIKAALVDKKKGFITTSCIPTHADMGKEHVYDRIAMAVSDLLDGHGEEPIGIGMGMPGMVSMDRKTVKNPPNLPGFNVENVADALKKRTGYNCVIGNDANLAAFGSARFGVGKDFDDFIMITLGTGVGGGIIYNNKIYRGTNGMAAELGHVIIDYHGPLSNSNTRGGIEAYLGQRFLSRYAADTIRQHEDNPLYKTFHKDFEKLEPVDLYHAAKEKNELAIEILRKTGEKLGYAIVNYIHTLDIRKIVVSGGVAKAGKFILDPAKTTATKYLMPPYREDFDIIYESLGNDAALLGAASLAFEEL
- a CDS encoding septum formation initiator family protein → MNSEYLNPLHWNKSLLISLLAACIVIWFLFFDTYSLMTKIQLENQKEDLIERTAEYEQKAAELDKKIEELENNPDLIEKIAREDYGMKKPNETVYKVEKTE